One region of Intestinimonas massiliensis (ex Afouda et al. 2020) genomic DNA includes:
- a CDS encoding SdpI family protein, whose translation MTKKSAWIVLCLLALAPVALVAACYGALPDRVPTHWGLDGTVTYGPKALLWLFALLSPALTALLRLLPRLDPRRGNYARFQRCYDGFCAALLLFLLTLTAVTLVEALRPGTLSVGRVVTLALGVLLAFLGNRLPKVKSNFFLGFRTPWTLSDPDVWNRTHRAGGILFFALGAALVPCGLFLPEQAAFGVLLAGVLAASLTPVVLSYIWYRQKVDKDGRR comes from the coding sequence ATGACGAAAAAAAGCGCATGGATCGTGCTGTGTCTGTTGGCTCTGGCGCCTGTGGCGCTGGTGGCCGCCTGCTACGGCGCTCTGCCCGACCGGGTGCCCACGCACTGGGGTCTGGACGGGACGGTGACCTACGGCCCGAAAGCCCTGCTGTGGCTGTTCGCCCTGCTCTCCCCGGCCCTGACGGCGCTGCTGCGCCTGCTTCCCAGGCTGGACCCCCGAAGGGGAAATTACGCCCGCTTCCAGCGCTGCTACGATGGCTTCTGCGCGGCCCTGCTGCTGTTCCTGCTGACCCTGACGGCGGTGACCCTGGTGGAGGCCCTCCGGCCCGGCACGCTGTCGGTGGGCCGGGTGGTGACCCTGGCGCTGGGGGTGTTACTGGCCTTTTTGGGCAACCGGCTGCCCAAGGTGAAGAGCAATTTCTTCCTGGGCTTCAGGACTCCCTGGACCCTCTCCGACCCCGACGTGTGGAACCGCACCCACCGGGCGGGGGGCATCCTGTTTTTCGCCTTGGGGGCGGCGCTGGTGCCCTGCGGTCTCTTCCTGCCGGAACAGGCGGCCTTCGGCGTGCTGCTGGCGGGAGTCCTCGCCGCCTCCCTGACACCGGTGGTCCTGTCTTATATTTGGTATCGTCAAAAGGTGGACAAGGACGGACGGCGATGA
- a CDS encoding autorepressor SdpR family transcription factor has protein sequence MGFQETFKALSDPTRREILALLKDGARTAGDIAAQFAMTGATVSHHLAVLRQAGLIDQDKRGKFIYYELNMTVLDEITGWIAGLQGGDAT, from the coding sequence ATGGGCTTTCAGGAGACCTTCAAGGCCCTCTCCGACCCGACCCGGCGGGAGATCCTGGCTCTTTTGAAGGATGGGGCCAGGACGGCGGGAGACATCGCCGCCCAGTTCGCCATGACGGGGGCCACGGTGTCCCATCACCTGGCGGTGCTCCGTCAGGCGGGGCTCATCGACCAGGACAAGCGGGGGAAATTCATCTACTACGAGCTCAACATGACAGTGCTGGACGAGATCACCGGCTGGATTGCCGGGCTGCAGGGAGGGGACGCCACATGA
- a CDS encoding phosphate--AMP phosphotransferase yields MLEQKQERAAALPREAEKKAIKVLQKELAALQQPLRAAGVPVLLVFEGWSAAGKGSMIAKVISEMDPRGYQVYSAAEPTDEEARRPLLWPFWRDLPPRGEAAVLDRSWYGRVLEQMEAEHGRAGALLESVNIFERQLGDDGYLILKFFLHISQGEQKKRLEKLSGDPATAWRVTDRDWRRNRDYRRHLEAADLLLEATDTPHAPWHVIWNEEKGAGTLEVLTIIRDALAAAVREGAPRPVPAAVRRFPLREVPPLSAVDLSPKVSDEDYHRELKKEKKKLQRLHSALYREKVPVVIGFEGWDAAGKGGTIRRLSWALDPRGFDVVPIAAPPPDALARHYLWRFWRELPQDGHVVLFDRTWYGRGMVERIEGLTSEVRWRQAYDEINAFEKELSDWGAVVLKFWLQIDPDEQLRRFTARQETPEKQYKITDEDWRNREKWDRYEAAVDEMLQKTSTEYAPWVIVESNDKKYARLKVLKTVRKALERRLED; encoded by the coding sequence ATGCTGGAACAGAAACAGGAACGGGCGGCGGCGCTGCCCAGGGAAGCGGAAAAAAAGGCGATCAAGGTCCTGCAGAAGGAGCTGGCCGCCCTGCAGCAGCCCCTGCGGGCGGCGGGGGTGCCGGTGCTCCTGGTCTTTGAGGGCTGGAGCGCTGCGGGCAAGGGGAGCATGATCGCCAAGGTCATCTCCGAGATGGACCCCCGGGGCTATCAGGTCTATTCGGCGGCGGAGCCCACCGACGAGGAGGCGCGGCGGCCTCTGCTGTGGCCCTTCTGGAGAGATCTGCCCCCCAGGGGGGAGGCGGCCGTGCTGGATCGAAGCTGGTACGGCCGGGTGCTGGAGCAGATGGAGGCGGAGCACGGCCGGGCCGGGGCGCTGTTGGAGTCGGTGAACATCTTCGAGCGGCAGTTGGGAGACGACGGCTATCTGATCCTGAAGTTCTTCCTGCACATCAGCCAGGGGGAGCAGAAAAAACGGCTGGAGAAGCTGTCCGGCGACCCGGCCACCGCCTGGCGGGTCACCGACCGGGACTGGCGGCGCAACCGGGACTACCGGCGGCATCTGGAGGCCGCCGACCTGCTGCTGGAGGCCACCGACACGCCCCACGCCCCCTGGCATGTCATCTGGAACGAGGAGAAGGGGGCGGGGACTCTGGAGGTGCTGACCATCATCCGGGACGCCCTGGCCGCCGCCGTCCGGGAGGGGGCCCCGCGGCCGGTTCCTGCCGCCGTCCGGCGCTTCCCCCTGCGGGAGGTCCCTCCGCTCTCCGCCGTGGACCTGAGCCCCAAGGTGTCCGACGAGGACTACCACCGGGAACTGAAGAAGGAAAAGAAAAAGCTCCAGAGGCTCCACAGCGCCCTCTACCGGGAAAAGGTACCGGTGGTCATCGGCTTTGAGGGCTGGGACGCCGCCGGGAAGGGGGGCACCATCCGGCGGCTGTCCTGGGCCCTGGACCCCCGTGGGTTCGACGTGGTGCCCATCGCCGCGCCCCCGCCCGACGCTCTGGCCCGCCACTACCTGTGGCGGTTCTGGAGGGAGCTGCCCCAGGACGGCCATGTGGTGCTCTTCGACCGCACCTGGTATGGCCGGGGGATGGTGGAGCGCATTGAGGGCCTGACCTCCGAGGTGCGCTGGAGGCAGGCCTACGATGAGATCAACGCCTTTGAGAAGGAGCTGAGCGACTGGGGGGCGGTGGTCCTGAAGTTCTGGCTCCAGATCGACCCGGACGAACAGCTCCGCCGGTTTACCGCCCGGCAGGAGACCCCGGAGAAGCAGTACAAGATCACCGACGAGGACTGGCGTAACCGGGAGAAGTGGGACCGGTACGAGGCGGCGGTGGACGAGATGCTGCAAAAGACCTCCACGGAGTACGCTCCCTGGGTGATCGTGGAGAGCAACGACAAAAAATATGCCCGGCTCAAGGTGCTCAAGACCGTGCGCAAGGCCCTGGAGCGGCGTCTGGAGGACTGA
- a CDS encoding YitT family protein produces the protein MFTRKSLEKPVFLYLIIVLGACILSFGLYNIHERTGVTEGGVLGMTLLLQHWFGLSPAITSPVMDIACYLLAWHFLGNAFAKYAVAASLAFAASHALWEQFPPLLPDLSTFPMAAAILGALFVGLGVGLVVRIGGACGGDDALALTIAHVSRWPISRCYLFTDLAVLLLSLTYIPFARIVYSLVTVTISSVVIGRVQRLGVRAPEAETAVDA, from the coding sequence ATGTTTACCCGCAAGAGCCTGGAAAAACCGGTGTTTTTGTACCTTATCATCGTTTTGGGCGCCTGCATTCTCTCCTTCGGGCTTTACAACATCCATGAGCGCACCGGCGTCACCGAAGGCGGCGTGCTGGGCATGACTCTGCTGCTCCAGCACTGGTTCGGTCTTTCCCCCGCCATCACCAGCCCCGTTATGGACATCGCCTGCTATCTGCTGGCCTGGCATTTTCTGGGCAACGCCTTTGCCAAGTACGCCGTGGCGGCCAGTCTGGCCTTCGCCGCCTCCCACGCCCTGTGGGAGCAGTTCCCGCCCCTGCTGCCCGACCTGTCCACCTTTCCCATGGCCGCCGCCATTCTGGGCGCGCTCTTTGTGGGGCTGGGGGTGGGGCTGGTGGTGCGCATCGGCGGCGCCTGCGGCGGGGACGACGCTCTGGCCCTCACCATCGCCCATGTGAGCCGCTGGCCCATCTCCCGGTGCTACCTGTTCACCGATCTGGCGGTACTGCTGCTCTCCCTGACCTATATCCCCTTTGCCCGCATCGTCTATTCCCTGGTCACCGTCACCATCTCCTCGGTGGTCATCGGCCGGGTACAGCGTCTGGGCGTCCGGGCGCCCGAGGCGGAGACCGCCGTGGACGCCTGA
- a CDS encoding MBL fold metallo-hydrolase RNA specificity domain-containing protein: protein MKLTFFGAAKAVTGSCHCLEVGGKKILIDCGLQQGRDERDNRVLDFAPGYIDYVIVTHAHIDHSGRIPLLVKQGFHGKIVATRLTGQLMSIMLRDSAHIQESDAQWQNQKGKRAGRAPVEPLYTIADAEAALELVTTCEYGELVDLCEGVRLRFVDAGHLLGSACVELWLMEDGVTKKIVFSGDLGNRDQPIIRDPQYIDEADYVVMESTYGDRLHEVPESYTEALAAIIDETFARGGNVIIPSFAVGRTQELLYFIREMKERGLVRTHPDFPVCVDSPLANEATRIFSGDLHGYLDEAAIEALKGGALFQFPGLTLTESSEESKALNLDKASKVIISASGMCDAGRIRHHLKHNLWRPESTIVFVGYQAEGSLGRALLEGASSVRLFGEEIAVRARIVNFKGMSSHADRDHLLAWVGHFAPHPSHVFVVHGDAPVTEIFAQRLRDAGISAHAAEYEEVYDLAADRMLAAGVPLPPKAVSAVSGSPAYRKLESAGQNLLETIRHNKGGTNKDLAQFEKELMALIQKWDR, encoded by the coding sequence ATGAAGTTAACCTTTTTTGGCGCGGCCAAGGCGGTCACCGGAAGCTGCCACTGCCTGGAGGTGGGCGGCAAGAAGATCCTCATCGACTGCGGCCTCCAGCAGGGCAGAGACGAGCGGGACAACCGGGTGCTGGACTTCGCCCCCGGATATATCGACTATGTCATTGTCACCCATGCCCACATCGACCACTCCGGCCGCATTCCCCTGCTGGTCAAGCAGGGCTTCCACGGCAAGATCGTTGCCACCCGCCTGACGGGGCAGCTCATGTCCATCATGCTGCGGGACTCCGCTCACATCCAGGAGTCCGACGCCCAGTGGCAGAACCAGAAGGGCAAGCGGGCGGGCCGGGCGCCGGTGGAGCCCCTCTACACCATCGCAGACGCCGAGGCGGCCTTGGAGCTGGTGACCACCTGTGAGTACGGCGAGCTGGTAGATCTGTGCGAGGGAGTCCGCCTGCGCTTCGTGGACGCGGGCCATCTGCTGGGCTCCGCCTGTGTGGAGCTGTGGCTCATGGAGGACGGGGTCACCAAAAAGATTGTCTTTTCCGGCGACCTGGGCAACCGGGACCAGCCCATCATCCGGGACCCTCAGTACATCGACGAGGCCGACTACGTGGTCATGGAGAGCACCTACGGCGACCGGCTCCACGAGGTGCCGGAGAGCTATACCGAGGCTCTGGCCGCCATCATCGACGAGACCTTTGCCCGGGGGGGCAACGTCATCATCCCCTCCTTCGCCGTGGGCCGTACCCAGGAGCTTTTGTACTTCATCCGTGAGATGAAGGAGCGGGGCCTGGTGAGGACCCACCCGGACTTCCCCGTCTGCGTGGACTCCCCCCTGGCCAACGAGGCCACCCGGATCTTCTCCGGCGACCTGCATGGCTATCTGGACGAGGCCGCCATTGAGGCCCTGAAGGGCGGGGCGCTGTTCCAGTTCCCGGGCCTGACCCTCACCGAGTCCAGCGAGGAGTCCAAGGCCCTGAATCTGGACAAAGCCTCCAAGGTCATCATCTCGGCCTCCGGTATGTGCGACGCCGGGCGCATCCGGCACCATTTGAAGCACAACCTGTGGCGGCCGGAGTCCACCATCGTCTTCGTGGGCTACCAGGCCGAGGGCTCCCTGGGCCGGGCCCTGCTGGAGGGGGCCTCCTCCGTGCGCCTGTTCGGCGAGGAAATCGCCGTCCGGGCCCGCATCGTCAACTTCAAGGGTATGTCCTCCCACGCAGACCGGGATCACCTGCTGGCCTGGGTCGGGCACTTTGCCCCCCATCCCAGCCATGTGTTCGTGGTCCACGGGGACGCCCCGGTGACCGAGATCTTCGCCCAGCGCCTGCGGGACGCGGGCATCTCCGCCCACGCCGCCGAGTACGAGGAGGTCTACGACCTGGCGGCGGACCGGATGCTGGCGGCCGGAGTGCCTCTGCCGCCCAAGGCGGTGTCCGCGGTCAGCGGCTCTCCCGCCTACCGGAAGCTGGAGAGTGCCGGACAGAACCTGCTGGAGACCATCCGCCACAACAAGGGCGGCACCAACAAGGACCTGGCTCAGTTCGAGAAGGAGCTCATGGCCCTCATCCAAAAGTGGGACCGATAA